Genomic segment of Ranitomeya imitator isolate aRanImi1 chromosome 6, aRanImi1.pri, whole genome shotgun sequence:
tcattgaaatattttgaaagtgtagttgatgtactcctacacacATAAAAGCTTTACACAAAGTACAAAGCCATGAAAAAATAATTCCCAGGGTAACACAGTAATTCTTTTTAGGTGTATGCTTGTTCGCCTTCCTCAGGACTGCCTCCACTTGTTTTCTGGAGCTCGAATCCCAGGTGGCTGGGCTGTGAGTGACCCAGCTTCGGGTAGTGCCGGAGCTGTCAAGATGTAGAAATAGTTGACAGCTCATTGTGTCACCCTCACCATCGCCTGCTCCTGCATATGAGGTGGCCAACCCCAAGGACAATAGCACATATACAATCATAAAGGCTTTGCAAACAgcacaaagccaggaaaaaattatgagGAGGGTCATCTAGCCTTCCATAATCCATAcatccttgaaggcaacaactggcggccTCATTGaattattttgaaagtgtagttgatgtactcctacactcataaaggctttacacaaagtacaaagccaggaaaaaataatTCCCAGGGTAACACAGTAATTCTTTTTAGGTGTATGCTTGTTCGCCTTCCTCAGGACTGCCGTCACTTGTTTTCTGGAGCCCGAATCCCAAGTGGCTGGGCTGTGAGTGACCCAGCTTCGGGTAGTGCCGGAGCTGTCAAAATCTAGAAATAGTTGACAGCTCACTGTGTCACCCTCACCATCGCCTGCTCCTGCATATGAGGTGGCCAACCCCCAAGGACAATATGATCTCTTGAAGGGGGTAGCCCTATCTCGAGGAGCCTCTCTCAGGCATGTTCATTTTGCTCTCTTCCTTCTCAGATCACAACCACTGCATACCAGTGATGTTGTCCTTCAATTTTGAGGAATGCAACCTTGGTTTCATCTATCAACTCTTACAGCATTTGAGGTAAGTGTTCCATCTCTACTGCCTGCTGGTAGAACTTGATGTGTTGATGGGTCCCAAACTCTTCTATGGGGCCCCATCTCCACTGCTACTCATATGTAACGACCTCCCTCTGGCATGCCAACTCTCGGTATTCTGTGGTTAGCAAGCCTGCTAACATGTATCCAGCCATGGCCCTGGCTCGCCTCCTTCTCTGTTCCAACCAGCCTAAGCTCCGCAGGCCGCTCACTGGttgctggatcctggctctccAGTCTGCAGTCTGCAAGAACCCCAGCGGTGAAGTCTGGGTTCGGACCTTGGTGGTTCCAGGAAAACGGCCACTCTGCTATTGTCCCAACTTGGTCTGGCTCTGATATTCCTCTGGAGCTCCCTTAGGAGTCTCCTGGGATTCTGCAATCTTTGTCACCTTGTTGCCCACTAATCACGTTACACTGAATGGAttactaattcaatccagaaaaaaatttgaattcttttttttgaGTGCTATATACCACCGAAAAGTAAAACAAAGCCTGTACTACTCTGTGGATGACAAATTGAATCCAAAGTTTTAAACGCCTTTTTTGAATGTTAGATACTACTGAAGAGTAAAATAAAGCAAGTTAAACTCTATGGAAaactaactgaatccagaaaaatttGAACACTTGAACGCtttcttttttggagtgttatataccaccaaaatgtgaaacaaagcacgtaatactctatggatgacaaaatCAATCTCAAAAAATTTCTgagtgcttttttggagtgttatataccactgaaatgtaaaaaaaagcaggtaatactctatggatgactaatttgaAACAATTTGAATGTTTTtttagagtgttatataccactgtaatgtagcacaaagcaaaaaaaataagaACAAAACATATCAATAAAAGCAGGTGACAAAACCAGGGTGGGGGGAGAAAATCAGAGCAGGGATAGAACACAGGTCTACGCATTTCGAGCCGAACGCTCTTAATCCTGACTTTCAACAATTAAAAGTCATGTTTTAAAATATTAAAACatgacttttaattgtttttaatatataccATATACCATGGCGAATGATGGAATTTGTTCCCTCTATTTTGACATCCGAGTATCACCCAGCACGTTGGCTCATcccaaatattaagctgagggtgccaacaattttgtccagcccattctcgggggtttgtgtgaaattatgtccaatttgcccttttcttcCTGTTTTtcttgtgttgtttcaatacacacaaaggacatAAACATATGtacaacaaaacatgtgtaattgcaatagtttTCAGGGAGAAATacatcattttctggaacaatttcaagggtgccaatacctttggcCATTACTGTAAATATACACCTACAGAAGGAGAAGGAGACTACTAGAGAACTTACtaaggaatagggttgagcgaaacaggtcgaaaattttcaaaagttgccgacttttggcaaggtcgggtttcatgaaacccgacccgaccccagtgtggggtcggccatgaagtcggcgatcttttgaatctagaatcagaattccgataccgattcccgatatgtttaagatatcgggaattggtatcggaattcagatttaagtgtaaaataaagaattaaaataaaaaatatcgcaatacttaccctctgacgcgccctggtactaaccgggaaccttccttccttagaatcagccttccaggaccttgcggtgacgtcgcggcttgtgattggtcgcgcgagcggtcacatgggccgccgcgcgaccaatcacaagccgcgacgtcaccgcaaggtcctggaagcgctgattcaaaggaaggaaggttcccggttagtaccagggcgcgtcagagggtaagtattgcgatattttttattttaattcttaattttacactaaaatatggatcacagggcctgaaggagagtttccgctccttcagaccctgggaaccatggaaacccaatgcactgcattgggtttcgagtttcggccgaccccgaccccgacttttttataggatcggccgatttcactcgacctgacttttgaaaaagtcgggtttcgtgaaacccgacccgatcctataaaagtaaaggtcgctcaaccctactaaggaaTATAGTTTCAGCTGCCAGAGGAGCAAGGAGACTGACTTGGATATTATTGGGCCTATAATTATAGCTGCCAGAGGGGAAAGGAGACTCATTGTGGATGTACTGTTAACTACATTTACAGTTACCAGAGGGTGAAGGAGACTGACACGGTCACCTGCTATTGACTATATTTAGTATTTACAGCTGACAGAGGAGGAGTTCACCTACTAGGGACCTTGCCATATACTATATTTAAATCTGCCACAAATGGAAAGAAACTAACTAAAAAATGACTAGAAAATGACTGGAAAATGACTAAAAAATGACTGGGCATTTTATTTATAGTTACCAGTGGAGGTAAGAGACTGATTTGGAAATTACTGGTGGATTATATTTATAGCTACCTGTTGGGAAAAAAAGACTGGATAGGGATCACTGAGGGCTATATTCAGAGCTGCCAGAGGGAAGAGGAGACTGACTTTGGAAATTACTGCAGACTACATATTCAGTTACCACAGCAGGAAACATACTGACTGAGAACTTTCTATCAACTAAATTTTCAGCTGCCAGAGAAGGAAAGTTACAACTAACTTAATTACGGTAACTAATTAACTTACCATTTACTACATTTACAGTTGCCAGAGGGGAAGGAAACTGACTAGGAAAGAAGTGAGGGTTAAATTTACAGCTACAAGTGTATGACTAAGAATGGCTAGGAAATTACAGGGCATTTTTATTTACAGCGGCTAGTAGGGAGTGAAACTGATATGGGAATTTACTGATGATTATATCTACAGCTGCCAGAGGGGTGGGTGAACTGGAAATTTACTGGAGACTATATTTGCAATTTCATGGGGAAAAGACACCAACTTAGAACATTTATTTGGACTATATTTATAGCTGATAGAGGAGGAAGGGGAATACAAGGGAACCTCCTGGAGGAAGAAGATATTATGgatgccagagggggaaggagactgacttgtgatgatgtcacaatggaaccTCCTGGCGGAAGAAGATATTATGGataccagagggggaaggagactgacttgtgatgatgtcacaatggaaccTCCTGGAGGAAGAAGATATATTATGGATGCCAGTGAGGGAAGGAGACTGACTTGTGATGAAGTTTACATGGGAACCCCCTGGAAGAGGAATATATTTTATGGATGCCAGTGGGGGATGGAGACTGACTTGTGATGATGTTACAATTGATTCTCCTGAAGGAAGGAGATATTGTGGATGCCAGTGGGGGAATGGGACTGAATTGTGATGATATTACAAGGGAACCTCCTGGAGGAAAGATGTGTTATGGATGCCAGGGAGGGAAGGGGACTGAATTGTGATGATGTTACAAGGGAATCACCTGGAGTAAGGAGATATTATGGATGCCAGCGGGTGAAAGAGACTGATTTGTGATGATGTTACAATTGAACCTCCTGGAGGAAGGAGATATTATTGATGCCAGTGGAGGAAGGACAGTGACTTGTGATGATGTTACCTGGTAACCTCCAGGAAGAAGGAAATTTTATGGATTCCAGTGGGGGAAGGAGACTGACTAGTGAACTGAGATGGAGGGATGAATGACATATAGAGAGAAGTAAATGACTTGACGCCACCCAGGAACCAGTCCAAAATACATAGATTAAGGACACACTGAAGGGAAACATGAGTAAAACAGTATTTTTTTGTATAGAATATATAAGAATGTCTGAAACCAGATATCGTTTAATCCCTGAACCTGCTTAAAAAACAGAAGGGAAGCAAAATTCTGCCTCCTTGTTATACGGTCATTAAATTATTAAATTAACTGCTGATTCATGAAGCTACTACACTAAATGATGACAAATGTTTCCTCCGCCGCTTGCATTTCCTCCTATTAACGGTGTAAACACACTGCTGCTCAGCGCACGGAGTGATAAGCGGCGCAGATTACAATGATTAAGTGTTGTTTGATCTAATTTATCTGCACATATGTTCCCTGACACGTTATGGAAACTGAACTTTACTTGTAAACAGCTTCGAAAAAATGCAAGATTACGATAATGAGTTTTGCTTATCCTGTGAACATATGGTGATATTTACcatgggggtttttttttttttttttagagaacatTGCTGCCACCTTGTGGCCACATTTAATATTGCATCAATGCGGAAATTGTGGACAAAGGCAATATCTTACCCAAAAATCAGACCTGAAATGTTACTGTAAATTAAACTAAATCAATGCATGTAACAGTGCTTATAAATAAAACTAGATTTTCACTTGATTTCTATGTTTCAATATATCTTGCACAGAATCTTTAACGCCTTCATTACTCTTTTATGGCATTCACTGTGCGCCAAAATTTACCTAGTAACATGATACTACAGATCAGTATGATTGCAGCATTACCAATTTTACAAAGCTTTTTTATTCTTACTTTTCAGTTTTGAAACAAttcagaactttgtaaaaaaaaaatttgtttatgtGTCACAGTTtataggttttttttgtttgtttttttcatcagCCGTCcgaatgtttattttttcttatttttattggtatcattttattaattttttttcagttttaaaaattgtttatttactttttaaattatttatataatttattttagatttttaaaATCACTTCTTAAtaaattttttactttatttttttttgggccTATGGAACTTGAACCTGCGACCATTTAAATGCTCAAATTGCATTATGCAATACcgtagtattattatttttttattctgataCAAAGCTCCAAAATTACTGCAAAGATAAAGAGTTCAATGATAAAATTCTTCCtgcagtcaccaccagggggagctgtttATACATTTAACTTTGCAATGCACAGCATGCAGTCAGCTCTTCAGCTCCCTCTAGAGGTGGCTGTAATGAGACATTTTTCATTTACGtgccctttttttttactttttgcaggtAATTTGAAGATGAGTATGATTTCTGTATCACTGACCTTTGCACATCTGCAGGGTATGACCCGATAGGTGTAATATAACACACCATGACCTCTCTACTTCTCATATATTTCACATGATTGATCTGTAATATGACTGTATTCACAGAGTAACAATGTGAAATCTGTTAATCTAGAAAGTCAGATAGTCTGGCACTTGTCTCCAGCACAAAACAAAATCGGTTTAAGGAAGAAATTTAACAAAAAATAGAAGCAAGAGAGTAATTTTCTTCTTTTAAAGAGAATTTCCACCAAACCAGCAAGACTTTAAGTCGGTCAGCTCTGCATAGCAATGATAAAAACAACATGAAAAAATGTAaacattatgtaaaaaaaaagtcatatgAAAAGTCTGTGCAGTTATAAAAGTACGAAATGAAGTCAGAGTTGATTATGCAGTAAGCAGCGAAGCCACAAGAGGGCAGTATTGATCCCTAGATTTCTGTTCCTCTTCTGATCTAATAAATGTTGAATGTCCAATATCACAATCAGACAGAGGATCGTCCACAGACTCCAggggagcgtccacagactccaggggatcgtccacagactccagaggagcgtccacagactccagaggagcgtccacagactccagaggagcgtccacagactccagaggatcctccacagactccagaggagcgtccacagactccagaggagcgtccacagactccagaggagcgtccacagactccagaggagcgtccacagactccagaggagcatccacagactccagaggagcgtccacagactccaggggagcgtccacagactccagaggagcgtccacagactccagaggagcatccacagactccagaggagcgtccacagactccagaggagcgtccacagactccagaggagcgtccacagactccagaggatcctccacagactccagaggagcgtccacagactccagaggagcatccacagactccagaggagcgtccacagactccaggggagcgtccacagactccagaggagcgtctACAGACTCCAGAGGatcatccacagactccagaggatcatccacagactccaggggagcgtccacagactccagaggagcgtctacagactccagaggagcatccacagactccagaggatcatccacagactccagaggagcgtccacagactccagaggagcgtccacagactccagaggagcatccacagactccagaggagcatcCACAGGCTCCAGAGGatcatccacagactccagaggatcatccacagactccagaggatcatccacagactccagaggagcgtccacagactccaggggagcgtccacagactccagaggagcgtccacagactccagaggagcgtccacagactccaggggagcgtccacagactccagaggagcgtccacagactccagggaatcgtccacagactccagaggagcgtccacagactccagaggagcatccacagactccagaggatcttccacagactccagaggagcgtccacagactccagaggatcatccacagactccagaggagcgtccacagactccagaggatcgtccacagactccagaggagcgtccacagactccagaggatcatccacagactccagaggagcgtccacagactccagaggatcgTCCACAGgctccagaggagcgtccacagactccagaggatctTTCACAGGCTCCAGAGGAGTGTCCACAGACTCCAGGGgatcgtccacagactccagaggagcgtccacagactccagaggagcgtccacagactccagaggagcgtcctCAGACCCCAGAGgatcgtccacagactccagaagagcgtccacagactccagaggatcgtccacagactccaggggagcgtccacagactccagaggagcgtccacagactccaggggatcgtccacagactccagaggagcgtccacagactccagaggagtgtccacagactccagaggagcgtccacagactccaggggatcgtccacagactccagaggagcgtccacagactccagaggagtgtCCACAGACCCCAGAGgatcgtccacagactccagaaGAGCGTCCACAGATTCCAGAGgatcgtccacagactccagaggagcgtccacagactccaggggatcgtccacagactccagaggagcgtccacagactccagaggagcgtccacagacccCAGAGgatcgtccacagactccagaagagcatccacagactccagaggagcgtccacagactccagaggagcgtccacagacccCAGAGgatcgtccacagactccagaggagcatccacagactccagaggagcatccacagactccagaggagcgtacacagactccagaggagcatacacagactccagaggagcgtccacagactccagaggagcgtccacagacccCAGAGgatcgtccacagactccagaggagcatccacagactccagaggaccaTCAACAGACTCCAGAGGAGTGTACTGTTAtgagttatgattaggcaattcagtaccacaatggacatagcggtcagagtacatacagtgatctgacaataacccaaaaatatagaacgagctctgagacgtgcgaactctgctgaccgcaatctctaatcctctccaacaacactagaggcagccgtggattgctcctaatgctccctatgcaactcggcacagcctgagaaactagctagcctgaagatagaaaataagcctaccttgcctctgagaaataccccaaaggaaaaggcagccccccacatataatgactgtgagttaagatgaaa
This window contains:
- the LOC138643457 gene encoding protein P200-like: MLLCKSVDAPLESVDAPLESSVDAPLESVDDPLESLDSLLESVGAPLESVDDPLESVDAPLESSVDAPLKSVDSLLESVGAPLESVDDPLESSVDAPLESVDAPLESVNAPLESVDAPLESVDAPLESVDAPLESSVDAPLESVDDPLESVDAPLKSVDSLLESVGAPLESVDDPLESVDVPLESSADAPLESVDAPLESVNAPLESVDDSLESVDAPLESVDDPLESSVDAPLESVDDPLESVDDALESVDAPLESVDAPLESVDDLLESSVDAPLESVDDPLESVDDPLESVDAPLESVDDPLESVDDPLESVDAPLESYTPLESVDGPLESVDAPLESVDDPLGSVDAPLESVDAPLESVYAPLESVYAPLESVDAPLESVDAPLESVDDPLGSVDAPLESVDAPLESVDALLESVDDPLGSVDAPLESVDAPLESVDDPLESVDAPLESVDDPLESVDALLESVDDPLGSVDTPLESVDAPLESVDDPLESSVDDPLESVDALLESVDDPLGSEDAPLESVDAPLESVDAPLESVDDPLESVDTPLEPVKDPLESVDAPLEPVDDPLESVDAPLESVDDPLESSVDAPLESVDDPLESVDDPLESVDDPLEPVDAPLESVDAPLESVDAPLESSVDAPLESVDAPLESVDDPLESVDDPLESVDAPLESVDAPLESVDAPLESSVDAPLESVDDPLESVDAPLESVDDPLSDCDIGHSTFIRSEEEQKSRDQYCPLVASLLTA